Proteins encoded by one window of Anaeromyxobacter sp.:
- a CDS encoding glutamate synthase subunit beta, with amino-acid sequence MGKPTGFMEYQRAAKLDRPPLERIKDWSEAHPPYLEQVLREQGARCMDCGIPYCHTGKLIAGMASGCPINNLIPEWNDLVYRGQWKEAYIRLAKTNNFAEFTGRVCPAPCEGSCTCGLNGLPVTIKTIEATIVDRAFEEGWVVAEPPPIRTGKRVAVVGSGPSGLACASQLNKAGHAVTVFERADRIGGLLMYGIPNMKLDKGVVERRVKLLADEGIRFVTGTEIGTHIPAERLAKDYDAVVLAGGATAARDLPVEGRQLEGIHLAMEFLHRNTKSLLDSALADGRFLSAKGRRVVVIGGGDTGTDCVGTSIRHGATSVTQLEILPRPPESRAADNPWPQWPKVYKMDYGQEEAAALWGSDPRVYQVLTKKFVGDEQGRVKELHLVSVEWTKGADGRFGPKEVPGSERVVPADLVLLAMGFTGPEKTVPGQLGCKLDDRGNVWTDEEKMTSVPGVFAAGDMARGQSLVVWAIREGRLAAQAVDRYLSYGETVLPP; translated from the coding sequence ATGGGCAAGCCGACCGGATTCATGGAGTACCAGCGCGCCGCCAAGCTCGACCGGCCGCCGCTGGAGCGCATCAAGGACTGGAGCGAGGCCCACCCGCCCTACCTGGAGCAGGTGCTCCGGGAGCAGGGGGCGCGCTGCATGGACTGCGGCATCCCCTACTGCCACACCGGCAAGCTCATCGCCGGCATGGCCTCCGGGTGCCCCATCAACAACCTCATCCCGGAGTGGAACGACCTCGTCTACCGCGGCCAGTGGAAGGAGGCCTACATCCGGCTGGCCAAGACCAACAACTTCGCCGAGTTCACCGGGCGGGTCTGCCCGGCGCCCTGCGAGGGCAGCTGCACCTGCGGGCTCAACGGCCTGCCGGTGACCATCAAGACCATCGAGGCCACCATCGTCGACCGGGCCTTCGAGGAGGGCTGGGTGGTGGCCGAGCCGCCGCCCATCCGCACCGGCAAGCGCGTGGCGGTGGTGGGCTCCGGGCCGTCCGGCCTGGCCTGCGCCTCGCAGCTCAACAAGGCGGGGCACGCCGTCACCGTCTTCGAGCGGGCCGACCGGATCGGCGGGCTGCTCATGTACGGCATCCCCAACATGAAGCTCGACAAGGGCGTGGTGGAGCGCCGGGTCAAGCTGCTGGCCGACGAGGGCATCCGCTTCGTCACCGGCACCGAGATCGGCACCCACATCCCGGCCGAGCGGCTCGCCAAGGACTACGACGCCGTGGTGCTGGCGGGCGGGGCCACCGCGGCGCGCGACCTGCCGGTGGAGGGGCGCCAGCTGGAGGGCATCCACCTGGCCATGGAGTTCCTGCACCGCAACACCAAGAGCCTGCTCGACAGCGCGCTGGCCGACGGGAGGTTCCTCTCGGCCAAGGGCCGGCGGGTGGTGGTCATCGGGGGCGGCGACACCGGCACCGACTGCGTGGGCACCTCCATCCGCCACGGCGCCACCAGCGTGACCCAGCTCGAGATCCTGCCGCGCCCGCCCGAGTCCCGGGCGGCCGACAACCCGTGGCCGCAGTGGCCCAAGGTCTACAAGATGGACTACGGGCAGGAGGAGGCCGCCGCGCTCTGGGGCAGCGACCCCCGCGTCTACCAGGTGCTCACCAAGAAGTTCGTGGGCGACGAGCAGGGCCGGGTCAAGGAGCTGCACCTGGTCTCGGTGGAGTGGACCAAGGGGGCCGACGGCCGCTTCGGGCCCAAGGAGGTGCCGGGGTCGGAGCGGGTCGTCCCGGCCGACCTGGTGCTGCTGGCCATGGGGTTCACGGGGCCCGAGAAGACCGTGCCCGGCCAGCTGGGCTGCAAGCTCGACGACCGCGGCAACGTCTGGACCGACGAGGAGAAGATGACCAGCGTGCCGGGCGTCTTCGCGGCCGGGGACATGGCCCGCGGCCAGTCGCTGGTGGTCTGGGCCATCCGCGAGGGGCGGCTGGCGGCCCAGGCGGTGGACCGGTACCTCTCCTACGGGGAGACGGTGCTGCCTCCCTAG
- the gltB gene encoding glutamate synthase large subunit, translating to MTETGYPSKQGLYDPHNEKDACGFGFVVDIQGRASHDIVEKALTVLMNLEHRGAVGAEKNTGDGAGILLQVPHGFLRERCGKLGFALPGAGQYGVGMVFLPPSAEGRAACERIFDETIRAEGQFVLGWRDVPTDNAGLGPSARASQPVIRQVFVGRGEGVPGLAAFERKLYVIRRLVEKKVSRSAIPGRTHFYVPSLSHKTVVYKGMLNAPQLREFYPDLQDQAVVSALGMVHSRFSTNTFPSWSRAHPYRYISHNGEINTLRGNINWMHARQSMMRSGLFGEDLQKILTVVDTDGSDSGMFDNVLELLTLAGRELPHAMMMMVPEPWSRDEAMSEERKAFYEFHSCLMEPWDGPASIAFTDGVRIGATLDRNGLRPSRYYVTRDDLVVMASEVGVLDIPPEQIVRKGRLQPGRMFLVDTSQKRIVPDEELKERIAREKPYAEWLEEYMVRLDQLPKPPRVIEPDHETVLRRQEVFGYTSEDVKILITPMATEGTEPIGSMGTDTPLAVLSEKPQLLFSYFKQLFAQVTNPPVDAIREELIMAVETAVGPEGNLLEPGPDCARQLALPSPVVRNEELEKIRALDGGQAAKGLKAITLPTLFKAAAGGAGLRKALEDLRWKVSECIHEGYNIIILSDRGHDAEDAPIPSLLAVSAVQHHLIREGTRTRCGLVLESGEPREVHHFALLTGYGASAINPYLVFETIHDQVKLGMIPGTAYEAEKNYAKAVSKGIVKVISKMGISTIQSYHGAQVFEAIGLNQDFIDEYFTWTATRVGGVGIDVVAKEARLRHERGFPPKRPIVHRSLPAGGQYQYRQGGEHHLFNPETVHRLQLATRTGDYKAFKDYTALIDNQSKNLCTIRGLMDLKPGTRAVPIDEVEPVEAVMRRFKTGAMSYGSISKEAHEALAVAMNRIGGKSNTGEGGEDPARYVKEANGDSKNSAIKQVASGRFGVTSNYLVNARELQIKMAQGAKPGEGGQLPGSKVYPWIARTRHATPGVGLISPPPHHDIYSIEDLAQLIHDLKNANHKARVSVKLVAEVGVGTIAAGVAKAHADVVLISGYDGGTGASPLTSIKHAGIPWELGLAEAHQVLVMNDLRSRITVEVDGQLKTGRDVVIGALLGAEEFGFATGPLVVLGCIMMRACHLNTCPVGVATQDPALRAKFTGDPAHVVNFMRFIAQEVREYMAELGFRTVDEMVGRSERLEMRRAVDHWKARNLDFSRILFKPTVPRHYGRTSSIPQDHGIERSLDVTTLLPLAMPALERGERVDATLPIRNTNRVVGTMTGSELTRRHGPDGLPPGTITFRFQGSAGQSFGAFLPRGITLTLEGDANDYIGKGLSGGTLAVFPPRQAAFVAEDNVLVGNVALYGATGGEAFIRGVAGERFAVRNSGATAVVEGVGDHGCEYMTGGRVVVLGRTGRNFAAGMSGGVAYVLDADGSFAQRCNGQMVGLTPVVEPEELGLVKGLVERHVELTGSALGRRLLEGWKEQAARLVKVLPHDYRRMLEAQRQFRAKGLTQDQAELAAFEANAHDVARVGGN from the coding sequence ATGACCGAGACCGGGTACCCGTCGAAGCAGGGCCTCTACGATCCGCACAACGAGAAGGACGCCTGCGGCTTCGGCTTCGTGGTGGACATCCAGGGCCGCGCCTCCCACGACATCGTGGAGAAGGCGCTCACCGTGCTCATGAACCTGGAGCACCGCGGCGCGGTGGGGGCCGAGAAGAACACCGGCGACGGCGCCGGCATCCTGCTGCAGGTGCCGCACGGCTTCCTGCGCGAGCGCTGCGGCAAGCTGGGCTTCGCCCTGCCGGGCGCCGGCCAGTACGGCGTGGGCATGGTCTTCTTGCCGCCCTCGGCCGAGGGCCGGGCCGCCTGCGAGCGCATCTTCGACGAGACCATCCGCGCCGAGGGGCAGTTCGTGCTGGGCTGGCGCGACGTGCCGACCGACAACGCCGGGCTGGGCCCGTCGGCGCGCGCCTCGCAGCCGGTCATCCGCCAGGTCTTCGTGGGGCGCGGCGAGGGCGTCCCCGGCCTGGCCGCCTTCGAGCGCAAGCTCTACGTCATCCGCCGCCTGGTGGAGAAGAAGGTGTCGCGCTCGGCCATCCCGGGCCGCACCCACTTCTACGTCCCCAGCCTCAGCCACAAGACGGTGGTCTACAAGGGGATGCTCAACGCGCCCCAGCTGCGCGAGTTCTACCCGGACCTGCAGGACCAGGCGGTGGTCTCGGCGCTCGGCATGGTCCACTCGCGCTTCTCGACCAACACCTTCCCCTCCTGGTCGCGCGCCCACCCGTACCGCTACATCTCGCACAACGGCGAGATCAACACGCTGCGCGGCAACATCAACTGGATGCACGCCCGCCAGTCGATGATGCGGTCCGGCCTCTTCGGCGAGGACCTGCAGAAGATCCTCACGGTGGTGGACACCGACGGCTCCGACTCGGGCATGTTCGACAACGTCCTCGAGCTGCTCACCCTGGCCGGCCGAGAGCTGCCCCACGCCATGATGATGATGGTGCCGGAGCCGTGGAGCCGCGACGAGGCGATGAGCGAGGAGCGCAAGGCCTTCTACGAGTTCCACTCCTGCCTGATGGAGCCCTGGGACGGCCCGGCCTCCATCGCCTTCACCGACGGCGTGCGCATCGGCGCCACCCTGGACCGCAACGGCCTGCGCCCCTCGCGCTACTACGTCACCAGGGACGACCTGGTGGTGATGGCGTCCGAGGTGGGCGTGCTCGACATCCCGCCGGAGCAGATCGTGAGGAAGGGGCGGCTGCAGCCCGGCCGCATGTTCCTGGTGGACACCTCGCAGAAGCGCATCGTCCCGGACGAGGAGCTCAAGGAGCGCATCGCCCGCGAGAAGCCCTACGCCGAGTGGCTGGAGGAGTACATGGTCCGGCTGGACCAGCTCCCCAAGCCGCCCCGGGTCATCGAGCCGGACCACGAGACGGTGCTGCGCCGCCAGGAGGTCTTCGGCTACACCTCCGAGGACGTCAAGATCCTCATCACCCCCATGGCCACCGAGGGCACCGAGCCCATCGGCTCGATGGGCACCGACACGCCGCTGGCGGTGCTCTCGGAGAAGCCGCAGCTCCTCTTCAGCTACTTCAAGCAGCTCTTCGCCCAGGTGACCAACCCGCCGGTGGACGCCATCCGCGAGGAGCTCATCATGGCGGTGGAGACCGCCGTGGGGCCGGAGGGCAACCTGCTGGAGCCCGGGCCGGACTGCGCCCGCCAGCTGGCCCTGCCGTCGCCGGTGGTCCGCAACGAGGAGCTGGAGAAGATCCGCGCCCTCGACGGCGGCCAGGCCGCCAAGGGGCTCAAGGCCATCACCCTGCCGACCCTCTTCAAGGCCGCGGCCGGCGGCGCCGGCCTGCGCAAGGCGCTGGAGGACCTGCGCTGGAAGGTCTCGGAGTGCATCCACGAGGGGTACAACATCATCATCCTCTCGGACCGCGGCCACGACGCCGAGGACGCCCCCATCCCCTCGCTGCTGGCGGTGTCGGCGGTGCAGCACCACCTCATCCGCGAGGGCACCCGCACCCGCTGCGGCCTGGTGCTGGAGTCCGGCGAGCCTCGCGAGGTGCACCACTTCGCGCTCCTGACCGGCTACGGCGCCAGCGCCATCAACCCCTACCTGGTCTTCGAGACCATCCACGACCAGGTCAAGCTGGGGATGATCCCGGGGACGGCCTACGAGGCCGAGAAGAACTACGCCAAGGCGGTCTCCAAGGGCATCGTCAAGGTCATCTCCAAGATGGGCATCTCGACCATCCAGAGCTACCACGGCGCCCAGGTCTTCGAGGCCATCGGCCTGAACCAGGACTTCATCGACGAGTACTTCACCTGGACCGCCACCCGGGTGGGCGGGGTGGGCATCGACGTGGTGGCCAAGGAGGCGCGGCTGCGCCACGAGCGCGGCTTCCCGCCCAAGCGCCCCATCGTGCACCGCAGCCTGCCGGCCGGCGGCCAGTACCAGTACCGCCAGGGCGGCGAGCACCACCTCTTCAACCCCGAGACGGTGCACCGGCTGCAGCTGGCGACCCGCACCGGCGACTACAAGGCCTTCAAGGACTACACGGCGCTCATCGACAACCAGTCGAAGAACCTGTGCACCATCCGCGGCCTGATGGACCTGAAGCCCGGCACCCGGGCGGTGCCCATCGACGAGGTCGAGCCGGTGGAGGCGGTCATGCGCCGCTTCAAGACCGGCGCCATGAGCTACGGCTCCATCTCCAAGGAGGCCCACGAGGCGCTGGCCGTGGCCATGAACCGCATCGGGGGCAAGTCCAACACCGGCGAGGGCGGCGAGGACCCGGCCCGCTACGTCAAGGAGGCCAACGGCGACTCCAAGAACTCGGCCATCAAGCAGGTGGCCTCGGGCCGCTTCGGCGTCACCTCGAACTACCTGGTCAACGCCCGCGAGCTGCAGATCAAGATGGCCCAGGGCGCCAAGCCGGGCGAGGGCGGCCAGCTGCCCGGCTCCAAGGTCTACCCCTGGATCGCCAGGACCCGGCACGCCACCCCCGGGGTCGGGCTGATCTCGCCGCCGCCGCACCACGACATCTACTCCATCGAGGACCTGGCCCAGCTCATCCACGACCTGAAGAACGCCAACCACAAGGCGCGGGTCTCGGTGAAGCTGGTGGCCGAGGTGGGGGTGGGCACCATCGCCGCCGGGGTGGCCAAGGCCCACGCCGACGTGGTGCTCATCTCGGGCTACGACGGCGGCACCGGCGCCTCGCCGCTCACCTCCATCAAGCACGCCGGCATCCCCTGGGAGCTGGGCCTGGCCGAGGCCCACCAGGTGCTGGTGATGAACGACCTGCGCAGCCGGATCACCGTGGAGGTGGACGGCCAGCTCAAGACCGGCCGCGACGTGGTCATCGGCGCGCTGCTGGGCGCCGAGGAGTTCGGCTTCGCCACCGGGCCGCTGGTGGTGCTGGGCTGCATCATGATGCGGGCCTGCCACCTCAACACCTGCCCGGTGGGCGTGGCCACCCAGGACCCCGCGCTGCGCGCCAAGTTCACCGGCGACCCGGCCCACGTGGTCAACTTCATGCGCTTCATCGCCCAGGAGGTCCGCGAGTACATGGCCGAGCTGGGCTTCCGCACCGTCGACGAGATGGTGGGCCGCTCGGAGCGCCTGGAGATGCGCCGGGCGGTGGACCACTGGAAGGCCCGCAACCTGGACTTCTCCCGCATCCTCTTCAAGCCCACCGTGCCGCGCCACTACGGCCGCACCAGCTCCATCCCGCAGGACCACGGCATCGAGCGCAGCCTGGACGTCACCACGCTCCTGCCGCTGGCCATGCCGGCGCTGGAGCGGGGCGAGCGGGTGGACGCCACCCTGCCCATCCGCAACACCAACCGGGTGGTGGGCACCATGACCGGCTCGGAGCTGACGCGCCGGCACGGCCCGGACGGCCTGCCGCCCGGCACCATCACCTTCCGCTTCCAGGGCTCGGCCGGCCAGTCCTTCGGGGCCTTCCTGCCGCGCGGCATCACGCTCACGCTGGAGGGCGACGCCAACGACTACATCGGCAAGGGGCTCTCGGGCGGCACGCTGGCGGTCTTCCCGCCGCGCCAGGCGGCCTTCGTGGCCGAGGACAACGTGCTGGTCGGCAACGTGGCCCTCTACGGGGCCACCGGCGGCGAGGCCTTCATCCGCGGCGTGGCCGGCGAGCGCTTCGCGGTGCGCAACTCGGGCGCCACCGCGGTGGTCGAGGGCGTCGGCGACCACGGCTGCGAGTACATGACCGGTGGCCGGGTGGTGGTGCTGGGCCGCACCGGGCGCAACTTCGCGGCCGGCATGTCGGGCGGCGTGGCCTACGTGCTGGACGCCGACGGCAGCTTCGCCCAGCGCTGCAACGGGCAGATGGTGGGGCTCACCCCGGTGGTCGAGCCGGAGGAGCTCGGGCTGGTGAAGGGGCTGGTGGAGCGGCACGTCGAGCTGACCGGCAGCGCCCTGGGGCGCCGCCTGCTGGAGGGCTGGAAGGAGCAGGCGGCCCGCCTGGTCAAGGTGCTGCCGCACGACTACCGCCGCATGCTGGAGGCCCAGCGACAGTTCCGGGCCAAGGGGCTGACGCAGGACCAGGCCGAGCTGGCCGCCTTCGAGGCCAACGCACACGACGTGGCGCGGGTGGGTGGGAACTAG